One Vitis vinifera cultivar Pinot Noir 40024 chromosome 8, ASM3070453v1 genomic window carries:
- the LOC100251717 gene encoding type II peroxiredoxin 2, protein MAISLSTTILPNTIQRRRITILPSPRVSRNLGFSLSFRPCNESIELSSSRRVITASAASGSPGIESSTVSDDTTNLLDRAQVFDLNGNGIPISDLWKDRKAVVAFARHFGCVFCRKRADLLASQKDRMDASGVALVLIGPGSIDQAKAFSEQTNFKGEVYADPSHSSYEVLGFVSGVLSTFTPQAGLKIIQLYMEGYRQDWGLSFQRDTVTRGGWQQGGIIVAGPGKSNISYIHKDKEAGDDPDMEDILTACCS, encoded by the exons ATGGCGATTTCTCTCTCCACTACGATCTTGCCCAACACCATCCAACGCAGGAGAATCACCATTCTCCCTTCGCCACGTGTGAGTCGCAATCTCGGCTTTTCCCTCTCCTTCAGACCCTGCAACGAAAGCATCGAACTCTCTTCATCGAGAAGAGTCATCACAGCCTCCGCCGCCTCCGGTTCTCCTG GAATTGAATCTTCCACTGTTAGTGATGATACCACGAACTTATTGGATAGAGCGCAAGTGTTTGATTTGAATGGAAACGGGATTCCAATTTCTGATTTGTGGAAAGATAGAAAAGCTGTGGTGGCATTTGCTCGCCATTTTGG ATGTGTTTTTTGCCGCAAACGGGCTGATTTGCTTGCCTCTCAGAAG GATAGAATGGATGCATCTGGGGTGGCACTAGTTTTAATTGGACCTGGTAGCATTGATCAG GCAAAAGCATTCTCTGAGCAAACAAATTTCAAAGGAG AAGTGTACGCAGATCCTAGCCACTCGTCATATGAAGTACTGGGATTTGTTTCTGGAGTTTTAAGCACATTTACTCCCCAG GCAGGTTTAAAGATTATACAATTGTACATGGAAGGTTATCGACAGGACTGGGGGCTTTCCTTTCAAAGGGATACCGTGACAAGAGGAGGCTG GCAGCAAGGGGGAATCATTGTTGCAGGTCCTGGTAAAAGTAACATCTCATACATCCACAAG GACAAAGAAGCAGGAGACGATCCAGATATGGAAGATATTTTGACTGCATGTTGCTCATGA
- the LOC100251717 gene encoding type II peroxiredoxin 2 isoform X1: MAISLSTTILPNTIQRRRITILPSPRVSRNLGFSLSFRPCNESIELSSSRRVITASAASGSPGIESSTVSDDTTNLLDRAQVFDLNGNGIPISDLWKDRKAVVAFARHFGCVFCRKRADLLASQKDRMDASGVALVLIGPGSIDQAKAFSEQTNFKGEVYADPSHSSYEVLGFVSGVLSTFTPQAGLKIIQLYMEGYRQDWGLSFQRDTVTRGGWQQGGIIVAGPGKSNISYIHKDKEAGDDPDMEDILTACCS; encoded by the exons ATGGCGATTTCTCTCTCCACTACGATCTTGCCCAACACCATCCAACGCAGGAGAATCACCATTCTCCCTTCGCCACGTGTGAGTCGCAATCTCGGCTTTTCCCTCTCCTTCAGACCCTGCAACGAAAGCATCGAACTCTCTTCATCGAGAAGAGTCATCACAGCCTCCGCCGCCTCCGGTTCTC CAGGAATTGAATCTTCCACTGTTAGTGATGATACCACGAACTTATTGGATAGAGCGCAAGTGTTTGATTTGAATGGAAACGGGATTCCAATTTCTGATTTGTGGAAAGATAGAAAAGCTGTGGTGGCATTTGCTCGCCATTTTGG ATGTGTTTTTTGCCGCAAACGGGCTGATTTGCTTGCCTCTCAGAAG GATAGAATGGATGCATCTGGGGTGGCACTAGTTTTAATTGGACCTGGTAGCATTGATCAG GCAAAAGCATTCTCTGAGCAAACAAATTTCAAAGGAG AAGTGTACGCAGATCCTAGCCACTCGTCATATGAAGTACTGGGATTTGTTTCTGGAGTTTTAAGCACATTTACTCCCCAG GCAGGTTTAAAGATTATACAATTGTACATGGAAGGTTATCGACAGGACTGGGGGCTTTCCTTTCAAAGGGATACCGTGACAAGAGGAGGCTG GCAGCAAGGGGGAATCATTGTTGCAGGTCCTGGTAAAAGTAACATCTCATACATCCACAAG GACAAAGAAGCAGGAGACGATCCAGATATGGAAGATATTTTGACTGCATGTTGCTCATGA